In a genomic window of Silurus meridionalis isolate SWU-2019-XX chromosome 27, ASM1480568v1, whole genome shotgun sequence:
- the LOC124380303 gene encoding ectonucleoside triphosphate diphosphohydrolase 2-like, which yields MANQHQSCRIGVPVAILLLATVGILLLSINTEDVKEPAQYMYGIVLDAGSSHTAMFIYKWPADKQNDTGIVSQHDECHVQGLGISSYASQRGGAAHSLEHCMEQAMKVIPDTRHKATPLYLGATAGMRLLNISQPKESEKILKEVQEKMKSYPFHFKGATILTGQEEGAYGWVTVNYLLENFIKYGFVGHWFSPGKETVGALDFGGASTQITFETKDKVENKDNLMTLRLYGRNYSIYTQSFLCYGRDQMLLKLLAQLVKSQGTDKPLINPCYPMDYNVSITLDKLDSPCTNVNKSINRGKELQFVGSGNYQHCLGNMTQIFSFQSCNYTNCSFNGVFQPNVAGKFMAFSAFYYIYNFLQQATGITITSPKLLDQAAFTVCNMSFHEMLKIVPDQKTRLHDYCAATVFMQVLFLKGYKFDPEAFSHISFQKKAGDTSVGWALGYILNLSNLVPSESVSLRKALHPGAWSMLVFLFALLLILAVVFLLVIMCRKKKGNAAGI from the exons TATGGTATCGTCCTGGATGCTGGATCCTCCCATACAGCCATGTTTATCTACAAATGGCCTGCAGACAAACAGAACGACACTGGCATCGTCAGCCAGCATGACGAGTGCCATGTGCAAG GATTAGGAATATCGAGCTATGCCAGTCAGAGAGGAGGAGCTGCTCATAGTCTGGAGCACTGCATGGAGCAAGCTATGAAGGTCATCCCCGATACAAGACATAAAGCCACACCCTTATATCTTGGAGCTACTGCTGGCATGAGATTACTAAA CATTTCTCAACCCAAAGAGTCAGAAAAGATATTAAAGGAAGTACAAGAGAAGATGAAGAGCTATCCTTTTCATTTTAAAGGGGCAACCATACTGACAGGACAAGAGGAAGGTGCATATGGCTGGGTCACTGTTAACTACCTGTTAGAGAACTTTATCAAG TATGGGTTTGTGGGCCACTGGTTCTCCCCTGGCAAAGAGACGGTTggtgcactagattttggtggtGCCTCTACTCAGATTACCTTCGAAACCAAGGACAAAGTGGAGAACAAGGACAACCTGATGACTCTGCGGCTGTACGGCAGAAACTACAGCATCTACACTCAAAGCTTCCTGTGCTACGGCAGGGACCAGATGCTGCTCAAACTCCTGGCTCAGCTGGTTAAG tccCAGGGAACAGATAAACCCCTGATCAACCCTTGCTATCCAATGGATTACAATGTGTCTATAACACTGGATAAGTTAGATTCTCCGTGCACCAATGTCAACAAATCGATTAACCGTGGCAAAGAGCTTCAGTTTGTAGGCTCTGGGAACTACCAGCACTGCCTGGGGAACATGACGCAAATCTTCTCTTTCCAGTCCTGCAACTACACCAATTGCTCTTTTAACGGTGTCTTCCAGCCCAATGTTGCTGGCAAATTTATG GCATTTTCTGCTTTCTACTACATTTACAACTTCCTGCAACAGGCCACAGGCATAACCATCACTTCCCCCAAGCTCCTAGACCAGGCCGCCTTCACCGTCTGCAACATGAGCTTCCATGAG ATGCTGAAAATAGTTCCAGATCAAAAAACCCGACTGCACGACTACTGCGCAGCCACGGTCTTCATGCAGGTGCTATTTCTGAAAGGTTACAAATTTGACCCCGAAGCTTTCTCCCACATCTCCTTCCAGAAGAAG GCAGGGGACACTTCAGTTGGTTGGGCTCTTGGTtacatcctgaacctgagcaaCCTTGTGCCATCTGAGAGCGTATCCCTGAGAAAGGCTCTTCATCCAGGAGCCTGGAGCATGCTTGTTTTCCTCTTTGCGCTCCTACTCATCCTAGCAGTCGTCTTTCTACTGGTGATTATGTGTCGCAAGAAGAAAGGAAATGCTGCTGGGATATAA
- the LOC124380706 gene encoding lysophosphatidic acid receptor 6-like isoform X2, which translates to MNYTNSSYEACTVESQPVSISVLICLVPMLGLLLNIFSMWVFKYRTSEWKSGTVLQFHLAISDLLLCPLAPFLTVYFALGRWLFGSLICRFMIILLTTHFYGSIYFLTLISIHRYVSVVYHSQEFRMKQKDFVKKLCVGVWVVLLIQGVVCSSLLDTSIVGNRTLCLSIYQEEHTEKYFVINFALLLPGFLIPFIVSLVCYIRLAKSVSGINLCHHKGRLMKSKSRKMVAICLLIFGLCFMPINVIRTVLVVLKKINSSEHCHLLSKVETSYYLSWILSSANCCLDPLIYCFASQNFMAAFRSSLRKIGVRMQTTDKDVENDSALTTQVVPTPRTIKRGNTTTTHF; encoded by the coding sequence ATGAACTACACAAATAGTTCCTACGAAGCATGTACTGTGGAGTCCCAGCCTGTCTCTATCTCTGTGCTGATTTGCCTGGTCCCTATGCTTGGACTTCTCCTGAACATCTTCAGCATGTGGGTCTTCAAGTACCGCACCTCAGAGTGGAAGTCAGGAACGGTGCTCCAGTTCCACCTGGCCATCAGCGATCTCCTTTTATGCCCTCTAGCACCCTTTTTAACAGTTTACTTTGCGCTGGGACGCTGGCTTTTTGGAAGTCTGATATGCCGATTCATGATCATTCTATTGACCACCCACTTTTATGGTAGTATTTACTTTCTTACTCTCATAAGTATCCACCGTTATGTGTCCGTAGTCTACCATAGTCAGGAATTCCGCATGAAACAAAAGGACTTTGTAAAAAAGCTTTGCGTAGGAGTTTGGGTCGTGTTGCTGATTCAAGGCGTGGTGTGTAGTTCTCTTCTGGACACAAGCATAGTAGGGAATCGCACACTATGTCTCAGCATTTACCAGGAAGAACATACCGAGAAGTATTTTGTTATTAACTTCGCTCTCCTCTTGCCCGGGTTCCTGATCCCATTCATAGTATCGCTGGTTTGCTACATCCGCTTGGCAAAGTCTGTGTCAGGCATCAACCTCTGCCATCACAAAGGCAGGCTCATGAAGAGTAAGTCACGCAAAATGGTGGCCATTTGTTTGCTGATTTTCGGACTGTGTTTTATGCCTATTAACGTGATACGTACTGTATTGGTGGTCCTCAAGAAGATCAACTCCTCTGAACACTGCCATCTGCTTTCAAAAGTGGAAACATCATACTACCTCTCCTGGATACTGTCTTCAGCCAACTGCTGTCTTGATCCACTGATCTACTGCTTTGCGTCACAGAACTTCATGGCAGCCTTTCGCAGCTCCCTGAGGAAAATTGGAGTCAGGATGCAAACAACCGATAAGGACGTTGAGAATGACAGCGCTCTGACCACACAAGTTGTCCCCACTCCTAGGACGATTAAAAGAGGAAATACGACCACCACCCATTTTTAA
- the LOC124380706 gene encoding lysophosphatidic acid receptor 6-like isoform X1, which translates to MNMKADRKSQKIAQRLSFNLQMNYTNSSYEACTVESQPVSISVLICLVPMLGLLLNIFSMWVFKYRTSEWKSGTVLQFHLAISDLLLCPLAPFLTVYFALGRWLFGSLICRFMIILLTTHFYGSIYFLTLISIHRYVSVVYHSQEFRMKQKDFVKKLCVGVWVVLLIQGVVCSSLLDTSIVGNRTLCLSIYQEEHTEKYFVINFALLLPGFLIPFIVSLVCYIRLAKSVSGINLCHHKGRLMKSKSRKMVAICLLIFGLCFMPINVIRTVLVVLKKINSSEHCHLLSKVETSYYLSWILSSANCCLDPLIYCFASQNFMAAFRSSLRKIGVRMQTTDKDVENDSALTTQVVPTPRTIKRGNTTTTHF; encoded by the exons atgaatatgaaagCAGACAGGAAGTCTCAGAAAATCGCACAACGCTTGAG TTTTAATCTCCAAATGAACTACACAAATAGTTCCTACGAAGCATGTACTGTGGAGTCCCAGCCTGTCTCTATCTCTGTGCTGATTTGCCTGGTCCCTATGCTTGGACTTCTCCTGAACATCTTCAGCATGTGGGTCTTCAAGTACCGCACCTCAGAGTGGAAGTCAGGAACGGTGCTCCAGTTCCACCTGGCCATCAGCGATCTCCTTTTATGCCCTCTAGCACCCTTTTTAACAGTTTACTTTGCGCTGGGACGCTGGCTTTTTGGAAGTCTGATATGCCGATTCATGATCATTCTATTGACCACCCACTTTTATGGTAGTATTTACTTTCTTACTCTCATAAGTATCCACCGTTATGTGTCCGTAGTCTACCATAGTCAGGAATTCCGCATGAAACAAAAGGACTTTGTAAAAAAGCTTTGCGTAGGAGTTTGGGTCGTGTTGCTGATTCAAGGCGTGGTGTGTAGTTCTCTTCTGGACACAAGCATAGTAGGGAATCGCACACTATGTCTCAGCATTTACCAGGAAGAACATACCGAGAAGTATTTTGTTATTAACTTCGCTCTCCTCTTGCCCGGGTTCCTGATCCCATTCATAGTATCGCTGGTTTGCTACATCCGCTTGGCAAAGTCTGTGTCAGGCATCAACCTCTGCCATCACAAAGGCAGGCTCATGAAGAGTAAGTCACGCAAAATGGTGGCCATTTGTTTGCTGATTTTCGGACTGTGTTTTATGCCTATTAACGTGATACGTACTGTATTGGTGGTCCTCAAGAAGATCAACTCCTCTGAACACTGCCATCTGCTTTCAAAAGTGGAAACATCATACTACCTCTCCTGGATACTGTCTTCAGCCAACTGCTGTCTTGATCCACTGATCTACTGCTTTGCGTCACAGAACTTCATGGCAGCCTTTCGCAGCTCCCTGAGGAAAATTGGAGTCAGGATGCAAACAACCGATAAGGACGTTGAGAATGACAGCGCTCTGACCACACAAGTTGTCCCCACTCCTAGGACGATTAAAAGAGGAAATACGACCACCACCCATTTTTAA
- the nelfb gene encoding negative elongation factor B, which yields MFAGLPELGISNGEDLKETLTNCTEPLKAIDQFQTENGILLPTLQSALPFLDLHGTPRLEFHQSVFDELREKLMERVAVIAEGKDEDRYHKLEELLDKSFPLVKMPSIQPVVMQVMKHLPKVPEKKLKQVMADKELYKVCAVEVKRQIWQDNQALFGDEVSPLLKQYIVEKESALFSSDLSFLHNFFSPSPKTRRQGEVVQKLTQMIGKNVKLYDMVLQFLRTLFLRTRNVHYCTLRAELLMSLHDLDVSEICSVDPCHKFTWCLDACIREKFVDAKRARELQGFLDSMKKGQEQVLGDLSMILCDPFASNTLVLSTVRNLQELLSQDALPRESPDLLLLLRMLCLGQGAWDMIDSQVFKEPRLELEVVTRFLPAMMSIVVDDYTFTVEQKLPSEEKSSLTYPNTLPDTFTRYLQENRVACEMGLYYVLHIAKQRNKNALQRLLPALVETYNDMAFGDIFLHLLTGHVTLLSDEFGNEEFCTSVFDNFLLTSSSSKENVHRHTLRLLNHLHQKVHSSSMEALMKTLEPPKQSSEPLKELYTQLLEKIEASKQSPPEPEEAPSLDLGLHPVSVPSTPTTPL from the exons ATGTTTGCCGGGTTGCCTGAGCTCGGGATTTCCAATGGCGAAGATCTGAAGGAAACTTTGACGAACTGCACTGAGCCTCTGAAAGCTATTGACCAGTTTCAG ACGGAGAATGGTATATTGTTACCGACGCTGCAGTCTGCGCTTCCTTTCCTTGATCTTCACGGCACTCCTCGCCTGGAGTTTCACCAGTCTGTGTTTGACGAGCTCCGGGAGAAGCTGATGGAGCGAGTTGCTGTCATTGCTGAAGGCAAAGATGAGGACAG ATACCACAAGCTGGAGGAACTTCTAGACAAGAGCTTTCCGCTGGTCAAAATGCCGTCCATTCAGCCGGTGGTCATGCAGGTTATGAAACATTTACCAAAG GTTCCAGAGAAGAAGCTGAAGCAGGTGATGGCTGATAAGGAGCTGTATAAAGTCTGTGCCGTGGAGGTAAAGAGGCAGATCTGGCAAGATAACCAGGCTCTGTTTGGTGATGAGGTCTCTCCTTTGCTCAAGCAGTACATTGTGGAGAAAGAGTCTGCGCTCTTCAGCAGCGACCTCTCCTTCCTGCATAACTTCTTCAGCCCTTCTCCTAAAACCCGGCGACAGGGAGAG GTTGTACAAAAGCTCACCCAGATGATCGGGAAGAACGTCAAGCTGTACGACATGGTGCTGCAATTCCTCAGGACACTTTTCCTGCGCACACGGAACGTGCACTACTGCACCCTGCGCGCCGAGCTCCTCATGTCCCTGCACGATCTGGACGTCAGCGAGATCTGCTCCGTCGACCCCTGCCACAAG TTCACCTGGTGCTTGGACGCCTGCATCAGAGAAAAGTTTGTTGATGCCAAGCGTGCCCGAGAGCTGCAGGGTTTCTTGGACAGTATGAAGAAAGGCCAGGAGCAAGTGCTGGG GGACCTCTCTATGATCCTGTGTGATCCGTTTGCAAGTAACACACTTGTCCTGAGCACAGTGAGGAACCTGCAGGAGCTGCTCAGCCAGGATGCCCTGCCCAGA GAGAGTCCAGACCTACTGCTACTCCTCAGGATGCTCTGTCTCGGTCAGGGAGCCTGGGACATGATTGACAGTCAAGTGTTCAAAGAGCCACGCCTG GAATTGGAAGTTGTTACACGTTTCCTGCCAGCAATGATGTCCATAGTGGTGGACGATTACACATTCACTGTAGAACAGAAGCTCCCCAGTGAAGAGAAGAGCTCCCTCACTTACCCCAATACCCTCCCTGACACCTTCACCAG ATATCTGCAGGAAAACAGAGTTGCGTGTGAGATGGGTCTGTATTATGTTCTCCATATCGCTAAGCAGAGGAATAAGAATGCTCTACAGAGGTTGCTTCCTGCTCTGG TTGAGACATACAATGATATGGCATTTGGAgacatttttcttcatctccTTACCGGCCATGTGACTCTTCTATCTGATGAGTTCGGCAACGAGGAGTTCTGCACGTCTGTCTTTGACAACTTCCTGCTCACATCCTCCTCCAG CAAGGAGAatgtgcacagacacacactacgCTTGTTGAACCATCTTCACCAGAAAGTGCACTCATCCTCCATGGAAGCACTGATGAAAACACTCGAGCCACCCAAGCAG AGCAGTGAGCCGTTAAAAGAGCTCTACACACAGTTGCTGGAAAAGATCGAGGCGTCTAAACAAAGTCCACCTGAACCCGAGGAAGCTCCGAGCCTGGACCTGGGACTGCACCCAGTCAGCGTCCCCTCCACGCCCACCACTCCTCTCTGA
- the LOC124380668 gene encoding P2Y purinoceptor 4-like: protein MSTQFHVHIYFSLSKMKEQTTMSCPPQTLHISLTIILCVVFLIGLVLNGFSLWVFIFRISKWHAGTVLQFNLAISDALAAPATPMMAVYFINGNNWEFGTFLCKMKIALIIAHFYGSIFFLTLISIHRYVVVVHFKRSSRMKRKEFVKKLCFGVWCFLLAGGILYGILLPVTDEDGHKQCLSIHQSKHTSVYFTINFVLFVFGFLLPFTVSVICYSFLVRSVAQVNVNSLQGQSIKTKSIRMIGMCLVIFGLCFFPLNVTRTVAVIIKKYFPKNCQFLLRVEMAYYVSYVLAGINCCLDPLVYFFGSYNFNKAFRSSVKIGRGQQEQENRTESETTSYSANRNAVYTVSSRVQS, encoded by the coding sequence ATGAGCACACAGTTTCatgtgcatatttattttagtcTCTCGAAGATGAAGGAACAAACTACCATGTCCTGTCCACCACAAACCCTGCACATCAGCTTAACAATCATCCTATGCGTGGTCTTCCTGATAGGACTTGTTCTTAATGGCTTTAGCCTCTGGGTCTTTATCTTCCGGATTTCTAAATGGCATGCTGGCACGGTTTTGCAGTTCAACTTGGCAATAAGTGATGCCCTCGCCGCTCCTGCAACCCCAATGATGGCTGTCTACTTTATCAACGGGAACAACTGGGAGTTTGGCACCTTTCTGTGCAAGATGAAGATAGCCTTAATCATTGCTCACTTCTACGGCAGTATATTCTTTCTCACACTTATCAGCATTCACCGCTATGTGGTCGTGGTTCACTTCAAAAGATCATCACGGATGAAACGGAAGGAATTCGTGAAGAAGCTATGTTTTGGAGTGTGGTGTTTTCTATTAGCTGGTGGCATCTTGTATGGGATTCTGCTGCCTGTTACCGATGAAGACGGACACAAGCAATGCCTTTCCATACATCAAAGCAAACATACCAGTGTGTACTTTACTATTAACTTTGTACTCTTTGTTTTTGGCTTTCTTTTGCCTTTCACTGTGTCAGTGATCTGCTACAGCTTTCTGGTTCGATCAGTAGCGCAGGTGAACGTCAATTCGCTTCAAGGTCAGTCAATCAAGACAAAGTCAATAAGGATGATTGGAATGTGTCTGGTTATCTTTGGGCTCTGCTTCTTCCCTCTTAATGTTACCCGTACTGTTGCAGTTATCATTAAAAAGTACTTTCCTAAAAACTGTCAGTTTTTGCTACGAGTGGAAATGGCGTACTACGTCTCATATGTCCTGGCAGGAATCAACTGTTGCTTGGACCCCCTTGTCTATTTCTTTGGCtcatacaattttaataaagctTTCAGAAGTTCGGTGAAAATAGGCAGAGGTCAACAGGAACAAGAGAACAGGACTGAATCAGAGACAACAAGTTACAGTGCAAACAGGAATGCTGTCTATACCGTATCTTCTAGAGTGCAATCATAG